In Solanum lycopersicum chromosome 3, SLM_r2.1, the genomic stretch GGACTACACTGGATATGTTGTATGATGAGAGCAGGGTATAAACTACTGGCACCAGCAGTGAATCAAGCATGTTCTATATATTTTGGGGCCTTGAGCCCCAATGAGTTTGGAGTAAGAATTTGGAAACCTTTTGCTTTTAGTATATATGTCCATACAATTATGGCCTATTGATTGCACCAGATAGGATTTCATCTTTATTGTTCGACTCTGCAAGATGTTTAAGAAAGATATGAAGATTTTAAAAACTTATAGCCGTTATAAACATGTCATAACATTTGTGTGACTATAAAAACTTCTCGTTTAAGGCAAAATGAGAAGTTTAAAGCTAATGATTTCCAAATTACGGAACTGTTTTTAAAGGAAGATAATATCAAAGAAATTGGAACAGATAAGGAATTCCAAAACTATTACTTCTGTCGCATCACATCAGAGTAAAGATAAACCAATGCAATAATATGCATTCAGCATGTTCTTAGTATAAGTTACTCCATAACAGGCAATCCTCATGCTAGAAAATGAGGGGAAAAAACAGTTAAGCACCTGAGCTCATAAGAAAATGGCGATAGGGGCCAAATGGCTCCAAGGtcccaaatgaaaaaaaaaacataaaattctaAGTAATTGATGACTCAAGTTATGATTAATGTCTCAAGTACACATTTCAGTTAGTAGAACATTCTATGGTTCGTACTTGAAAGGAAGAATTGCGAATGATCTGCTGCAGGATGAGTACATTGTGCTGTGAAAAGAGTGCCATTATGCCTCCCAACCTCTTAATTGAGTGGCACGCGCAACACGATTCACCCCCAATGTGAATGCACCCATCCGAAGATTGCAATTATGTGAATGGCACATGCCCTTGAGGTTATGAAAGGCTCTTGTCATGTATTTCTTAAGCTCCCTATTAACCTTCTCCTCATCCCACATAAATCCTTGAATATTCTGCATATGAAAGAAGAATTATTGAGAATAAGAACTCCAAATGTTCGTTACATCTCAGTTTTCAGATAAAAAGAATAGAGTAAGTACATATCTCAACACCAGTTAAAGCGAGATTTAGAGTTTGAGCAAATTGGAACTTAGTAACTATGTTTTCTCGAGAAATGACTTTACAAAGACTGTCTTGATAAAGATGCAAGATTCCCAATTAACTATACTGTTGCATCTTTCACTAAATTTTcgcttgaaatatttttcaacataaaCCCTTCATGATGCTATATGTTGCAATGGCAAAAATATTGGGGAGGCATAAATATCAAAAGTTACCTGAACCCATTCAAAATAGCTGACAGTCACTCCTCCAGCATTGGCATAGATGTCTGGAAGTATTACTACTCCTTTCTTCGATAAAATCTGCAGAAGGCCATTGTGTGAGGAAAATTATGATTCATGCTAGTCCAAGAGACTTGAAAGTTCTGGGAAAAAAAGTGATACCTCATCAGCATCTGGATCAGTAGGATGGTTTGCTGCTTCTATAATGAATTTGGCCTTGACGTTATCAGCATTTTCtcttcaaacaaaaaaaagatcaGAATATACAAGGACAAGTAAGATACTCTACATTAGGTACATTTAGCTCATAAAAAAGAGAGAAGTTTCTATTTGCAGAGCTTATGCCCATAATTTTGGAACAGTTGCTGACATTGACTTCTCCATTTTCTCGACACAAAAGCAAATTTCAAGAATTAAACAACAAGATAAAGGTTGAACCTGTTCAAAACTCCTCCCAAAGCACAAGGGATGAGAACGTCACATTCATGCGTTAGCAATTCATCAGAATTCATCACATCCGCACCAGCAAAATCGATGAGCTTTCCTGTTTTTTCTTTATGACTGAGTAAAGCTGGTATATCGATCCCATTGGAGTTCTTGATCGCTCCAGTTATGTCACTCACTGCAACTACCTTTCCACCTCTCTCATGAATGAGCTTTCCTGCCCAGGCTCCTACATTTCCAAATCCCTAAGGAATCCAAATACATATTTATGACATCATTTCGACCAAATATTGTGTAATGTGCTAGGACTAATCTAATTGCATAATAACCTGAATTGCGAAAGTCAAATCCTTAACGTGCTTCCCATATTCAGCAAGTAAAGCTTCTGTAGCATAGACGACGCCACGCCCTGTTGCAGCTTCTCTTCCCAATGACCCTCCAAGATCCTAAACAAAATGCAGCAAAGGATGATTACAAGAGTCACACATGAATTGTTTCAGTTTTAAAAGGTAGTAGTACATTATGAAAATCTTACAATTGGTTTTCCAGTCACAATGGCTGGTGAGTGACCATGAAATTTTGAGTACTCGTCCAAAATCCAGGCCATAGTCTGTTGACAGCAAGCATGACATAGACTATAAATCGCACCTTATTCTAAAGTTTCAAAATGAAGAACATATATCGACAAACTTGCAAATAGAATTGTGTTACTAACCTGAGCATTAGTGCCCATATCAGGGGCAGGCACATCAGTATTAACTCCAATTAGATCATGAATTTTCTGTGTGAAAACACGAGTAAGTCGCTCCAACTCGCTCACACTTAAATCCTTTGGGTTACAGCCGATTCCACCTTTAGCTCCCCCATATGGGATGTCGGCTACAGCGGTCTTCCAAGTCATCAGTTGAGCAAGGGCATTTACCTCATCTGGGTCAACCTTATAGAAATTTTATAGCATCTCAGTATAGAATCATTTATTAGTGGAGCTCTTATCATAAAACGGTAGTAGATTTGTAGAAGGATGTAGACTGTAGTGAAgttaaatcaactataaaagaGAGAAATCCTTCAGATACAAATGTTATACCAAATTTACAAGAGTTGATCGTCAGAAGAATCGATAAACTACAGCTCAAGAGTGTGAATGCTATATTCTGGAACTTCTTGTTCCAATACTAAATACTTTTtgtctttaaaaataaattaggagtTCTCTAAATCTCACATTTATCCTTATGATTACAGTTAAGTGTTTAATCAACTAAAACAGCTTCTAGCATAACACCTTACTAAACGTAATTGTAACAACAACGACCAACAATTAACTGCAACAAACACTGAAAGTCTCTAGACATGGCTGATAAATTAACTACtagtttaacaaaaaattatatgtggGGAACCTCCGTCTGCAAAATACTTTCGCAAAGCTGAAAAACTAAATCCCATTCCACAGCTATGgtaacatttttcttttctaataaAACCAGTGCTCCATGTCTGAAGCACCTCATCAAGTGTTGCATAACATGAGTTATCGAAAACATGATATTTTTTACAAGCAAATGTCTATACGCATATATAGTAGTGAATCTTATTGAAACTAGAACTCGAATAACTTATTTTGGATTCACTAAAATCTAGCATCAATAACCAACCATCTAACAATCATTATGGCAGAGCAATGGCAGAGCAAGCTTATACTACTCAATTACTCatcataactatagtttgctataCTATACAAGAAGTTACCTATCCCTCAAAAACCAACATCAGAAGTTACAAGGACTCTCTTTGAACAAGAACACAACGGCAGACGATTATGTATCATGATTGAAATTCCATACCGAATCCCCCAATCAGTAATTTTTTTACCATATCATATCCACGACTACTCACAAAGTTGTCATAAAATAGAAGATCCAATCACAAAATTGCAGTACAAACAAAACAATCATAGTTAGATTTTAAAGACCATCAGTCAAGTAACAGTTATTATTTACCTCAGGATGGTA encodes the following:
- the LOC101246116 gene encoding glutamate dehydrogenase, yielding MNALAATNRNFRQAARILGLDSKIEKSLLIPFREIKVECTIPKDDGTLVSYVGFRVQHDNARGPMKGGIRYHPEVDPDEVNALAQLMTWKTAVADIPYGGAKGGIGCNPKDLSVSELERLTRVFTQKIHDLIGVNTDVPAPDMGTNAQTMAWILDEYSKFHGHSPAIVTGKPIDLGGSLGREAATGRGVVYATEALLAEYGKHVKDLTFAIQGFGNVGAWAGKLIHERGGKVVAVSDITGAIKNSNGIDIPALLSHKEKTGKLIDFAGADVMNSDELLTHECDVLIPCALGGVLNRENADNVKAKFIIEAANHPTDPDADEILSKKGVVILPDIYANAGGVTVSYFEWVQNIQGFMWDEEKVNRELKKYMTRAFHNLKGMCHSHNCNLRMGAFTLGVNRVARATQLRGWEA